A genomic segment from Thermus albus encodes:
- a CDS encoding Rad52/Rad22 family DNA repair protein: protein MKEIYEQLAQPFPPQEVGWKVQTVNRDRTRGLVVAYVDARTVLDRLDEVVGPEGWQDAYEVLADREHNGTRLVEVKCRLTVLGVTKEDVGEGDTLKAAFSDALKRAAVKFGIGRYLYRLEKTWVPLKDGQIEEKTLAKLRSLLEGR from the coding sequence ATGAAAGAGATTTACGAGCAGCTAGCCCAGCCTTTCCCACCCCAGGAGGTGGGGTGGAAGGTGCAGACCGTTAACCGGGACCGGACCCGGGGCCTGGTGGTGGCCTACGTGGACGCCCGCACCGTTTTGGACCGTTTGGACGAGGTGGTGGGCCCCGAGGGTTGGCAGGATGCCTACGAGGTCCTGGCCGACCGGGAGCACAACGGCACCCGGCTGGTGGAGGTGAAGTGCCGCCTCACGGTCCTGGGGGTGACCAAGGAGGACGTTGGGGAAGGGGACACCCTCAAGGCCGCCTTCTCCGATGCCCTCAAACGGGCGGCGGTGAAGTTCGGGATAGGCCGCTACCTCTACCGTCTGGAGAAGACCTGGGTTCCCCTCAAAGACGGCCAGATTGAGGAAAAGACCCTGGCTAAACTCCGGAGCCTTTTGGAAGGGAGGTAG
- a CDS encoding RNA-guided endonuclease InsQ/TnpB family protein produces the protein MQTLTLRCTLKPTPEQAAALEETVRLFAEGCNHALRVAKERGEFRRFKLHRLVYNDLRSMGLSANLAVQAIARVGRKKGSRAKFYQPTSATFDQRTLSLRGESVSLTTTAGRLIVPMKLGNYQRGVLKRARSVQGGVLTRGPKGKWYINLILRVETPEPPSGGGKVVGVDLGQKVLATLSSGVRFSGGPLRGKRLHYLRKRAEVRSKLDRPSERTKGVKRLWERLRGREARFVNHTLHALTRRILDGLEPGDTIAIEDLAHLRSRTTKRGREARHLHHLWPYARFRSLLEYKAALKGVRVVAVDPRHTSQECPRCGHTEQGNRRSQALFRCTACGFQHNADWVAAHNIARRAGSMGMGRCKPARILRVSSLHRFPLESPRL, from the coding sequence ATGCAGACTCTTACCCTCCGCTGCACCTTGAAGCCCACTCCCGAACAGGCGGCGGCTTTGGAAGAGACGGTGCGGTTGTTCGCCGAGGGCTGCAACCACGCGCTCAGGGTGGCCAAGGAGCGTGGGGAGTTCCGCAGGTTCAAGCTGCATCGCCTGGTCTATAACGACCTTCGTTCGATGGGCCTCTCGGCTAACCTGGCGGTCCAGGCGATTGCCCGCGTGGGGCGCAAGAAGGGCAGCCGGGCGAAGTTCTACCAGCCCACCTCGGCTACCTTTGACCAGCGCACCCTCTCCCTGCGGGGTGAGTCGGTCTCGCTCACCACCACCGCAGGCCGCCTGATCGTCCCGATGAAGCTGGGGAACTACCAGCGGGGGGTGCTGAAGCGGGCCAGGAGCGTGCAGGGCGGGGTGCTCACCAGGGGGCCGAAGGGCAAGTGGTACATCAACCTGATCCTGCGGGTGGAGACCCCAGAGCCCCCCAGCGGCGGGGGCAAGGTGGTGGGGGTGGATTTGGGGCAGAAGGTCCTGGCCACCCTCTCCAGCGGGGTGCGGTTCTCCGGCGGACCCCTTAGGGGTAAGCGTCTGCACTACCTGAGAAAACGGGCCGAAGTCCGGTCCAAACTGGACCGGCCTTCCGAACGCACCAAAGGCGTGAAGCGCCTCTGGGAACGGCTTAGGGGAAGGGAGGCCCGTTTTGTGAACCACACCCTGCACGCCCTGACACGACGCATCTTGGATGGCCTCGAACCCGGCGACACCATCGCCATCGAGGACCTGGCCCACCTCAGGAGCCGTACCACCAAACGCGGCCGGGAGGCCCGGCACCTGCACCACCTGTGGCCCTACGCCCGCTTCCGCTCGCTCTTGGAGTACAAGGCGGCCCTCAAGGGGGTGCGAGTGGTGGCGGTAGACCCGAGGCACACCAGCCAGGAGTGCCCCCGCTGTGGGCACACCGAGCAGGGCAACCGGCGTAGCCAGGCCCTTTTCCGCTGCACGGCGTGCGGGTTTCAGCATAATGCGGATTGGGTGGCTGCCCATAACATTGCCCGGAGAGCTGGCTCGATGGGCATGGGCCGTTGTAAACCGGCCCGGATTCTGAGGGTGTCTTCTCTGCATCGTTTTCCCTTGGAAAGCCCCCGCCTTTAG
- a CDS encoding prepilin-type N-terminal cleavage/methylation domain-containing protein yields MTLVKGPGLTLLELLIVLSVLAIVAGIAALDVRPLYDPLQDSLARSEGYLKNVRAKAMATTSAYQVILEGNKLKARYASRCSSDLTFTTDPQLVQEYPSGITVLLSPADAFVCFTSRGTLVFTTNTQSFSGNPQVQLRDSRGRVARLELLLGGGVVRR; encoded by the coding sequence ATGACCCTTGTGAAGGGGCCGGGCCTTACCCTTTTGGAGCTCTTGATCGTGTTATCCGTGCTGGCTATAGTGGCCGGTATCGCGGCCTTGGATGTACGTCCTCTCTACGATCCCCTACAGGATAGTCTGGCCCGTTCGGAGGGCTACCTCAAAAATGTTCGTGCCAAGGCCATGGCCACCACCTCCGCTTACCAGGTAATCCTTGAGGGAAATAAGCTGAAGGCTAGATATGCTAGCAGGTGCAGTTCGGATCTCACTTTCACCACGGATCCGCAGTTAGTCCAAGAGTACCCCTCTGGGATAACGGTGCTGCTCAGCCCCGCCGATGCATTTGTCTGCTTTACGAGCCGAGGGACCCTAGTCTTTACGACCAACACACAGAGCTTCTCTGGAAACCCCCAGGTGCAGCTTCGCGATTCTCGGGGCCGGGTAGCCCGGTTAGAGCTTCTTCTGGGAGGGGGGGTGGTGCGCAGATGA
- a CDS encoding type IV pilus modification PilV family protein, with protein MRVRSPGARRGSRGLTLIEVLVALAILGLIGPLVGAFIAHLNTNTRSELRSQAVTLAQERLENLRLQDPQTMPRSGCTSETKTRVSRTFTVQTCYCSQASLCGPGARFIEVRVYLGTGTSGTPLYGVATVFTQFR; from the coding sequence ATGAGGGTGCGGTCCCCAGGTGCCCGCCGAGGGTCTCGAGGGCTCACCCTGATAGAGGTTCTCGTGGCCTTAGCCATCTTGGGGCTAATAGGTCCCCTGGTGGGAGCCTTCATCGCCCACCTGAACACTAATACCCGCTCGGAGCTGCGCAGCCAAGCGGTTACCCTAGCCCAGGAGCGCCTTGAAAACCTGAGGCTCCAGGACCCCCAGACCATGCCCCGATCTGGATGCACCAGCGAGACCAAGACCCGAGTATCGAGGACCTTCACCGTGCAAACCTGTTATTGTTCCCAGGCCAGCTTGTGTGGGCCAGGAGCCCGCTTCATTGAGGTACGGGTGTACCTGGGCACAGGAACATCAGGCACGCCCCTTTACGGGGTGGCCACGGTATTTACCCAGTTCCGTTAG
- a CDS encoding PilW family protein, whose protein sequence is MERKGMTLVELLVALAIAGILLALILPTALGNRRLYTLDVQRTEVNQNLRAGLDFIVADVRQAGERLPVDFPAIQVQQSSSGSVLIIRRNLLDSVLTLCDRIDGNQDNIPVAVNTPGQLNQLPNDLQGVCAFRDADRNGIDDRIDAFRAFRCSVDGDPQCSTGNNREAVRIYIYDPISQQGEWFVYDAEDSSGVKIHKGNRERWTRGYSPGARIYALEERRYYRDGDLLVLLENGQQPAKGIVAGVTYFGVRAQANGNWYTTFPQVNLHWKTIETLELTLRIRSGNIERELSTRAVPRNVFSQ, encoded by the coding sequence ATGGAGCGTAAGGGAATGACCCTGGTGGAGCTGCTGGTGGCCCTAGCTATCGCTGGGATCCTCTTAGCCTTGATCCTCCCCACCGCCTTAGGTAACCGGCGGCTCTATACCCTGGATGTCCAGCGCACGGAGGTTAACCAAAACCTGCGGGCGGGTTTGGACTTTATAGTGGCCGATGTCCGCCAGGCGGGTGAGCGGCTTCCGGTGGATTTTCCTGCCATACAGGTCCAGCAGAGCAGTTCGGGTTCCGTGCTGATAATCCGGCGAAACCTGTTGGATTCCGTGTTGACCCTTTGCGACCGGATTGACGGAAACCAAGACAATATCCCTGTGGCCGTGAACACACCGGGGCAGCTTAATCAGCTTCCCAACGACCTTCAGGGTGTATGCGCTTTCCGGGATGCCGATAGGAATGGGATAGATGACCGCATCGATGCCTTTAGGGCCTTTAGGTGCAGTGTAGACGGGGACCCTCAATGCTCTACAGGAAACAACCGAGAGGCCGTTAGAATCTACATCTACGACCCAATCAGCCAGCAAGGCGAGTGGTTCGTCTATGATGCGGAGGATAGCTCTGGGGTCAAGATTCACAAGGGGAATCGGGAGAGATGGACACGGGGCTACAGCCCTGGGGCCCGAATCTATGCCCTGGAGGAGCGGAGGTACTACAGGGATGGGGATCTTCTGGTGCTTTTGGAAAACGGCCAACAGCCCGCCAAGGGAATTGTGGCTGGGGTGACCTACTTCGGGGTGAGAGCTCAGGCCAACGGTAACTGGTATACCACGTTCCCGCAAGTAAACCTCCATTGGAAGACCATCGAGACCCTGGAGCTCACTTTGAGGATAAGGTCCGGCAACATTGAACGGGAACTCAGCACCCGAGCGGTGCCCCGTAACGTGTTCTCCCAGTAG
- a CDS encoding PilX N-terminal domain-containing pilus assembly protein, producing the protein MRQGFALVSVLILMVVLMTLLTAYMFTTLTELRTTASSARQTTGFYAAEAGLNLRAEEIRQRFLGFNRPQGTSPSTQGPCQGNNQGSGDFQCKSYTISGRTVRTYVREAPGNPQNVTIPQGELYEGLDAQEYRYHLFSEALGPDGRTEALLEMVFKSRLVPMFQFAAFYNKDLEILPGPSMTLGGRVHTNGDLYLDAGNNSILTIGGQVSTAGSLYRGRKDNNTCTGTVEVYRNSQEKGTLACGGGGQRRAYGQNDLTWWNGRIQVGVNHVTVPPPDELDPIPGKTYWDKADLRIGLDLTGLIPLVRVYSVSGNATLENVVATSALQACNAVGYSGNTFYNKREGKYIKMLEVDLGRLLDCIHSNTGAFGFSLDDDTEGGLVFFLTVFGPDSNHINNYGVRIKGGRRIASTISGAPKPKGLTIVSDQAVYIQGDFNKVDWVPAAVLADTINILSNNWSDSNSTGDISSRIATDTEVNAAFLAGTDITGGAEGPAGQDRGNYNGGLENYPRFHENWTNKTFTYRGSFVSLGTPRKTNSPWPGTGRVYNPPIRNWSFDTRFAQGQLPPLSPRFVYLKQERFIRDFERKSSTSD; encoded by the coding sequence ATGCGCCAAGGATTTGCCCTTGTAAGTGTTCTGATACTGATGGTGGTCCTGATGACCCTCCTTACCGCCTACATGTTTACCACCCTTACCGAACTGAGGACCACCGCCTCAAGCGCCAGGCAGACCACCGGTTTCTACGCCGCTGAAGCGGGATTAAATCTGCGGGCTGAGGAGATCCGCCAGCGGTTCCTGGGCTTCAACCGTCCCCAAGGGACCAGCCCCTCAACCCAGGGACCATGCCAGGGAAACAACCAGGGAAGCGGGGACTTTCAATGCAAGTCTTACACCATCTCGGGCCGGACGGTGCGCACTTACGTTCGTGAAGCCCCGGGCAATCCACAGAATGTCACAATTCCCCAGGGTGAGCTGTACGAGGGGCTAGATGCCCAGGAGTACCGGTATCACCTCTTCTCGGAAGCCCTAGGGCCCGATGGGCGCACGGAGGCCCTATTGGAGATGGTCTTCAAGTCCCGCTTGGTACCCATGTTCCAGTTCGCGGCCTTCTACAACAAGGACCTGGAGATCCTACCAGGTCCCTCCATGACCCTTGGTGGTAGGGTGCACACCAACGGCGATCTTTACCTCGACGCAGGTAACAATTCTATTTTAACCATTGGAGGCCAAGTCAGTACAGCGGGAAGCCTTTATCGTGGAAGAAAGGATAACAATACCTGTACAGGAACGGTTGAGGTGTACAGGAATTCCCAGGAAAAGGGTACGTTGGCCTGTGGTGGTGGAGGCCAGCGCCGGGCCTACGGTCAAAATGATCTCACCTGGTGGAATGGCCGAATCCAGGTGGGGGTTAACCACGTCACAGTCCCACCACCTGACGAGCTTGACCCCATACCCGGGAAAACCTACTGGGACAAAGCCGATTTGCGTATCGGCTTGGACCTTACGGGATTAATTCCTTTAGTAAGGGTCTACAGTGTGTCTGGAAACGCTACGCTGGAAAACGTAGTGGCCACATCTGCCTTGCAGGCGTGCAATGCTGTGGGCTACTCGGGTAACACCTTTTACAACAAGAGGGAAGGCAAATACATTAAAATGCTGGAGGTAGACCTCGGTCGCCTGTTGGATTGTATACACTCAAACACGGGGGCTTTCGGGTTCTCCCTTGACGACGATACCGAAGGGGGACTGGTGTTTTTCCTTACGGTGTTTGGCCCAGATAGTAACCATATTAACAATTACGGAGTCCGCATTAAAGGGGGAAGACGGATAGCCTCGACTATCTCCGGAGCGCCAAAGCCTAAGGGTTTGACGATAGTCAGCGATCAGGCTGTTTATATTCAGGGGGACTTCAACAAAGTGGATTGGGTTCCGGCGGCGGTGTTGGCGGATACCATAAACATTTTGTCTAATAACTGGAGCGATAGCAACAGCACAGGGGACATAAGCAGTAGAATCGCTACTGATACAGAGGTAAACGCAGCCTTTTTGGCTGGAACGGACATCACGGGAGGTGCGGAGGGTCCAGCCGGTCAAGACAGGGGCAACTACAATGGAGGTCTGGAAAACTACCCTCGCTTCCACGAAAACTGGACCAATAAGACCTTCACCTACCGGGGTTCCTTTGTCAGTTTGGGCACCCCTCGCAAGACCAACAGCCCCTGGCCCGGAACGGGAAGAGTCTACAACCCTCCCATCCGTAACTGGTCCTTTGATACGCGTTTCGCTCAGGGGCAACTTCCGCCCCTTTCTCCCCGGTTTGTGTATCTCAAACAGGAGCGCTTCATCAGGGATTTTGAAAGAAAGTCATCTACCTCGGACTGA
- a CDS encoding TraX family protein, producing the protein MEAFKWGLVFLMVLDHLAWAWGWPSEWRLPGRLVFPGFAALMAHHLAQGVPPEKYLKRLLPFALVGQVGYSLLFGSYILWPLNVLFTFLGAALVASGKAYGWVVSLFSEFPLGASLALTARGKSLLAAFGLASSAFLMGWSLWVALVQGIAFLGFLTLIPHLPKGRRTPWWSFYAFYTGHLLGLYLVKALLR; encoded by the coding sequence ATGGAAGCATTCAAGTGGGGTTTGGTTTTCCTGATGGTATTGGACCATTTAGCCTGGGCCTGGGGCTGGCCCTCGGAATGGCGTCTTCCGGGTCGCCTGGTCTTCCCCGGCTTCGCCGCCCTCATGGCCCACCACCTGGCCCAAGGGGTACCCCCGGAGAAATACCTCAAGCGCCTCCTACCCTTTGCCCTGGTGGGCCAGGTGGGGTATAGCCTCCTTTTTGGCTCCTACATCCTTTGGCCCCTCAACGTCCTCTTCACCTTTCTGGGAGCAGCACTGGTGGCCTCGGGAAAGGCCTACGGCTGGGTGGTCTCCCTCTTTTCCGAGTTCCCCCTGGGGGCAAGCCTGGCCCTGACTGCCCGTGGAAAATCCCTCCTGGCAGCTTTTGGGCTTGCTTCAAGCGCTTTTCTCATGGGCTGGTCCCTCTGGGTAGCCTTGGTTCAAGGAATAGCTTTCCTGGGCTTTCTAACCCTCATACCCCACCTCCCCAAGGGAAGACGCACCCCCTGGTGGAGCTTCTACGCCTTCTACACAGGACACCTCCTGGGACTATACCTAGTTAAAGCTCTACTACGGTAG
- a CDS encoding AAA family ATPase, whose translation MASIAALGYLLTWSFLRTGKPAFFSTGAAVVASITFGVLLLTVLFLLLGMMVVRPFEPFLALAFLALLPLTAMVWQTLRAYRLGHGWTLWQRAAARSHYAEGPGVGRVSLRKEAELDFQELEKTLKARVLGQDEAVETILRGLKRKAAGFTRREKPFSAMLLGPTGTGKTELAKALADALGRPLIRYDMNAFGQEHTASGLVGSPPGFVGSETPGRLYEDLLRAPDAVVLFDEMEKAHPFVLDPLLQLLDEGRFQELSRGLVVQAPEAILLFTTNLLTDVPEGADLRGLLVGRGLRPELVNRLDAVVAFRPFTRETLEALARKTLSDYLETWKREKKLSFTLRVDDAVYRRLVDLCDLRFGARDLQRVMENTVGDALAEAYLARGGKPFSKLHLYVQGDELVAELS comes from the coding sequence ATGGCCTCCATCGCTGCCCTTGGATACCTCCTGACCTGGTCCTTTCTCCGCACAGGGAAACCGGCCTTCTTCAGCACAGGGGCTGCGGTGGTGGCTTCCATCACCTTCGGCGTTCTCCTCCTCACTGTCCTTTTCCTCCTTTTGGGGATGATGGTGGTGCGCCCCTTTGAACCTTTCCTTGCCCTGGCTTTCCTGGCCCTCCTACCCCTCACAGCCATGGTCTGGCAGACCCTAAGGGCCTACCGCTTGGGCCACGGCTGGACCCTTTGGCAAAGGGCCGCAGCCCGTTCACACTATGCAGAAGGTCCTGGGGTGGGTAGGGTATCCTTGCGAAAGGAAGCGGAGTTGGATTTCCAGGAGTTGGAAAAGACCCTGAAGGCCAGGGTATTGGGCCAGGATGAGGCGGTAGAGACCATCCTACGAGGCCTTAAGCGGAAAGCGGCGGGGTTCACACGCAGGGAAAAGCCCTTTTCCGCCATGCTCCTGGGTCCCACGGGCACCGGCAAAACGGAGCTGGCCAAGGCTTTGGCGGATGCCCTGGGAAGGCCCTTAATCCGCTACGACATGAATGCCTTCGGTCAGGAACACACCGCTTCCGGTCTGGTGGGGTCTCCACCTGGTTTTGTGGGTTCGGAAACTCCGGGAAGGCTCTACGAGGACCTCCTTCGGGCTCCCGATGCGGTGGTCCTCTTTGACGAGATGGAGAAGGCCCACCCCTTTGTCCTGGACCCCTTGTTGCAGCTTCTAGACGAGGGACGCTTCCAGGAGCTTTCCCGAGGCCTGGTGGTCCAGGCTCCGGAAGCCATTCTCCTCTTCACCACCAACCTCTTGACCGATGTCCCCGAAGGGGCAGATCTTCGGGGGCTTTTGGTGGGCCGTGGCCTCAGACCGGAGCTGGTGAACCGTCTGGACGCAGTGGTGGCCTTCCGCCCCTTCACCCGGGAGACCCTGGAGGCTTTGGCCCGGAAAACCCTTTCCGATTACCTGGAGACCTGGAAGAGGGAGAAGAAGCTTTCCTTCACCCTAAGGGTGGATGACGCCGTTTACCGGCGCCTGGTGGACCTTTGTGACCTGCGCTTCGGTGCCCGGGACCTCCAGCGGGTCATGGAAAACACCGTGGGCGATGCCCTGGCGGAGGCCTACCTGGCCCGGGGTGGTAAACCCTTCTCTAAGCTGCACCTCTATGTCCAGGGGGATGAACTGGTGGCAGAACTATCGTAG
- a CDS encoding DUF5658 family protein codes for MWWWKLGIMGGLAGYLILHLGFPSYPWGWYVYLAGLVLDLWTTLWALERGAVEGNPIMALMFRLGPWGPVAFSLLLVVVGGSAAQIGLSGSATIMGFVHLVGGLHNLKLMLVDARLIG; via the coding sequence ATGTGGTGGTGGAAGTTAGGGATAATGGGTGGCTTAGCTGGTTACCTGATCCTCCACTTAGGCTTTCCCAGCTATCCATGGGGATGGTATGTATACCTGGCGGGGCTGGTCTTGGACCTGTGGACCACCCTGTGGGCTTTGGAGCGGGGAGCGGTGGAGGGTAATCCCATCATGGCGCTTATGTTTCGCCTGGGACCTTGGGGACCAGTAGCCTTTAGCCTGCTGCTGGTCGTTGTGGGGGGAAGTGCCGCCCAGATTGGCCTTTCCGGATCGGCCACCATCATGGGCTTCGTTCACCTGGTGGGCGGGCTGCACAACCTGAAGCTGATGCTTGTAGATGCCCGTCTGATAGGCTGA
- a CDS encoding AbrB/MazE/SpoVT family DNA-binding domain-containing protein yields the protein MGVTAEKTHFLVQLGSKGRLVLPAEVREALGLKEGERLLLRQGPEGTLELVSFRQIARRARGLWRDLAPGESLVEELIRDRREEARREDAE from the coding sequence ATGGGGGTCACTGCTGAAAAGACCCACTTCCTGGTCCAACTGGGGTCAAAGGGCCGGCTGGTCCTACCTGCAGAGGTGCGGGAGGCCTTGGGCCTCAAGGAGGGGGAGCGCCTTCTCCTACGCCAGGGTCCAGAGGGCACGCTGGAGCTTGTAAGCTTCCGCCAGATAGCCCGACGGGCCAGGGGCCTTTGGCGGGACCTGGCCCCCGGGGAGAGCCTGGTGGAGGAACTGATCCGGGACCGCCGGGAGGAGGCCAGGAGGGAGGACGCGGAGTGA